Proteins encoded together in one Streptomyces umbrinus window:
- a CDS encoding ABC transporter substrate-binding protein, giving the protein MKSAPSGPDRVSRRRLLAAGGALALGPLLAACGDGTDDGDESSRSAGDGGGPWSFKDDRGRKAETDSEPKTLVAFVSAAAALHDYGIECKGVFGPTEPIDGKPNPQAGDLDVSKLTSLGTAWGQFNVEKYAALKPDLLISNMFPPPDLWYVPEESRKKIEALAPSVGISIARTSLLNPLRRTAELAESLGADLGAKKVTDAKARFDKASETLREAAGASGGLKVMAMTGDADQMYVAVPDSYSDLNYFKDLGVEFVEGKKSDEWGFWEFLSWENADRHHADLIMIDNRSTALPPKELAKKPTWRQLPAVKAAQTTPWSMEERFSYAGFAPVIERLAAAVRKSKRLDT; this is encoded by the coding sequence ATTAAGTCAGCCCCCTCCGGCCCGGACCGTGTCTCCCGTCGGCGCCTGCTCGCGGCCGGCGGCGCCCTCGCCCTCGGCCCCCTGCTCGCCGCCTGCGGCGACGGCACCGACGACGGAGACGAGTCCTCCCGGTCGGCCGGGGACGGCGGCGGCCCCTGGTCCTTCAAGGACGACCGCGGGCGGAAGGCCGAGACGGACAGCGAGCCGAAGACACTCGTCGCGTTCGTGAGCGCGGCCGCGGCACTCCACGACTACGGCATCGAGTGCAAGGGCGTCTTCGGCCCCACCGAACCGATCGACGGAAAGCCCAATCCCCAGGCCGGCGACCTGGACGTGTCGAAACTGACCAGCCTCGGCACGGCATGGGGCCAGTTCAACGTCGAGAAGTACGCGGCCCTCAAGCCCGACCTCCTGATCAGCAACATGTTCCCGCCGCCCGACCTCTGGTACGTCCCCGAGGAGAGCCGCAAGAAGATCGAGGCCCTCGCGCCCTCCGTCGGCATCAGCATCGCCCGGACCTCGCTCCTCAACCCGCTGCGCCGGACCGCCGAACTCGCCGAGTCCCTCGGTGCGGACCTGGGTGCCAAGAAGGTCACCGACGCGAAGGCCCGCTTCGACAAGGCCTCCGAGACCCTCCGCGAAGCCGCCGGGGCGAGCGGCGGGCTGAAGGTCATGGCGATGACGGGGGACGCCGACCAGATGTACGTGGCCGTCCCCGACTCGTACAGCGATCTCAACTACTTCAAGGACCTGGGCGTGGAGTTCGTCGAGGGGAAGAAGTCCGACGAGTGGGGCTTCTGGGAGTTCCTCAGCTGGGAGAACGCCGACAGGCACCACGCCGACCTCATCATGATCGACAACCGCTCCACCGCCCTCCCGCCCAAGGAGCTGGCCAAGAAGCCCACTTGGCGGCAACTGCCCGCGGTGAAGGCGGCGCAGACCACGCCGTGGTCGATGGAGGAGCGGTTCAGCTACGCCGGTTTCGCCCCGGTGATCGAACGGCTCGCGGCGGCGGTGAGGAAGTCGAAGCGGCTGGACACGTAA
- a CDS encoding alpha/beta fold hydrolase — protein MSSTPPAIPGFTEHRVPVTPDVTLNTAIGGTGTPVILLHGFPQTHLMWRHVAPRLATEHTVICPDLRGYGASDKPADPDGTTYSKRTMAADVIALARALGHERFALVGHDRGALVAIRAGLDHPDKVTHLASLDVLPTLDMWEVMRGTSAAVGFHLYLMAQPPGLPEQLIGASPDAFFGHFLDVWTRDPAAVPPEIRAAYLAASRAAVTSIVADYRASAGIDVTHDRADREADRRLRMPVTVLQQDWGSALGFDAAALWSAWAPDLRHTTVSCGHFMAEEAPDEVVKAVRDLLTR, from the coding sequence ATGTCCTCCACGCCCCCGGCAATCCCCGGCTTCACCGAACACCGCGTCCCCGTCACGCCCGACGTCACCCTCAACACCGCCATAGGCGGCACCGGCACCCCCGTGATCCTCCTGCACGGCTTCCCCCAGACCCACCTGATGTGGCGCCACGTGGCGCCCAGGCTCGCGACGGAGCACACCGTCATCTGCCCGGACCTCCGCGGCTACGGAGCCAGCGACAAACCCGCCGACCCCGACGGAACGACGTACTCGAAGCGCACGATGGCCGCCGACGTGATCGCGCTGGCCAGAGCACTGGGGCACGAGCGCTTCGCGCTGGTCGGCCACGACCGTGGCGCCCTCGTGGCGATCCGGGCCGGTCTCGACCACCCGGACAAGGTCACCCACCTCGCCTCGCTGGACGTCCTGCCGACCCTCGACATGTGGGAGGTGATGCGCGGAACGTCGGCCGCGGTCGGCTTTCACCTCTACCTCATGGCCCAACCGCCCGGCCTGCCCGAGCAGTTGATCGGCGCGAGCCCCGACGCCTTCTTCGGCCACTTCCTCGACGTCTGGACGCGCGACCCGGCGGCCGTGCCGCCGGAGATCCGCGCCGCCTACCTGGCGGCGTCCCGCGCGGCCGTCACCTCGATCGTCGCCGACTACCGCGCCTCCGCCGGGATCGACGTCACGCACGACCGGGCCGACCGCGAGGCCGACCGCCGACTGCGGATGCCGGTGACGGTCCTCCAGCAGGACTGGGGCAGCGCCCTCGGTTTCGACGCCGCCGCGCTGTGGTCCGCGTGGGCACCCGACCTGCGTCATACGACCGTCTCCTGCGGCCACTTCATGGCGGAGGAGGCTCCGGACGAGGTGGTCAAGGCCGTACGGGACCTGCTGACGCGGTGA
- a CDS encoding AfsR/SARP family transcriptional regulator, whose product MVRVVFGVLGPTVAAVDSGDPLALKGPRHRAVLARLIVARRRVVPVARLVEDLWADPPPGAVGAVQTFVAALRRVLEPERPPRAPARLLVTDGPGYALRTDPDTVDAWRFETALSTAAGLPAPGALATLEEALGWWRGPAYAEFADEDWSRGERARLAELRLQAVERRAEAHLALGRPADAVPDLDAHLTDHPWREDAWRLLALALYRQHRQGDALAVLRRAREVLVNQLGLDPGQALRHLESDILTQAPALDLRPGGAPQHDPAQPHPPRGAGNCATSPHAPAPNTQPTTTADLWTRAAKAYDRTVAEGSRVRLESTVGLIRNLAVTGGEGLAEARHHRTAAITAAEEFADPELTARVIGAYDVPAIWTRADDPAAAQHIVAVAERTLTALPTGPHDTARCRLLATVALEIRGATGPRGPEAAREAEALARRLDDPALLAFALNGTFMQSFTRAGLAPRRDAIGAELVELAARHGLVTYEVLGRLIRLQARAALADFAAADTHAAAADRLAERHELPLVGVFTDWYGALRLSATGEPARAETACRAAAARLDGAGMPGLERGLLPLALLCLRLTHGLPPDPDPRADWGPHRPWAEPFTLIAEGRHTEARTALRALPEPPHDLLYEAYCALEAEAALRLDDRTVLERARTRLRPAAAELAGAGSGLLTLGPVERYLAD is encoded by the coding sequence ATGGTGCGGGTTGTGTTCGGGGTGCTCGGGCCCACGGTCGCCGCCGTTGACAGCGGGGACCCGCTCGCGCTGAAGGGGCCGCGGCACCGGGCCGTGCTGGCGCGGCTGATCGTGGCCCGGCGTCGGGTCGTGCCCGTGGCCCGGCTGGTCGAGGACCTGTGGGCCGATCCGCCGCCCGGTGCGGTGGGAGCCGTCCAGACGTTCGTGGCCGCGCTGCGCCGCGTACTGGAGCCGGAGCGTCCGCCGCGGGCGCCCGCCCGGCTGCTGGTCACCGACGGGCCCGGATACGCGCTGCGGACCGATCCGGACACGGTGGACGCCTGGCGCTTCGAGACGGCCCTCTCCACCGCGGCCGGCCTGCCCGCCCCGGGGGCCCTCGCCACCCTGGAGGAGGCCCTCGGGTGGTGGCGGGGCCCCGCCTACGCCGAGTTCGCGGACGAGGACTGGTCCCGCGGCGAACGCGCCCGCCTCGCCGAACTCCGCCTCCAGGCCGTGGAACGGCGCGCCGAGGCCCACCTCGCCCTCGGCCGCCCCGCCGACGCGGTCCCCGACCTCGACGCCCACCTCACCGACCACCCCTGGCGCGAGGACGCCTGGCGCCTGCTGGCCCTGGCCCTCTACCGCCAACACCGCCAGGGCGACGCCCTCGCCGTACTCCGCCGAGCCAGAGAAGTCCTGGTCAACCAACTGGGCCTGGACCCGGGCCAAGCCCTACGCCACCTGGAATCGGACATCCTCACCCAGGCCCCGGCGCTGGACCTACGACCCGGCGGGGCTCCGCAGCACGACCCCGCCCAGCCCCACCCACCCAGGGGCGCGGGGAACTGCGCGACCAGCCCCCACGCACCCGCACCCAACACACAACCCACAACAACAGCCGACCTATGGACAAGAGCAGCCAAGGCCTACGACCGCACAGTCGCCGAAGGCAGCCGCGTCCGCCTCGAATCCACCGTCGGCCTGATCAGAAACCTCGCGGTCACAGGCGGCGAAGGCCTGGCGGAAGCCCGCCACCACCGCACGGCGGCGATCACCGCGGCCGAGGAGTTCGCGGACCCGGAACTGACGGCCCGAGTCATCGGCGCGTACGACGTCCCGGCGATCTGGACCCGCGCAGACGACCCGGCGGCGGCCCAGCACATCGTCGCCGTGGCGGAACGCACGCTCACCGCGCTGCCGACGGGCCCGCACGACACGGCCCGCTGCCGCCTGCTCGCCACCGTCGCCCTGGAGATCCGCGGAGCGACCGGCCCGCGCGGCCCCGAGGCGGCCCGCGAGGCCGAGGCGCTCGCCCGCCGCCTCGACGACCCCGCGCTGCTGGCGTTCGCCCTCAACGGCACGTTCATGCAGTCCTTCACCCGGGCCGGTCTCGCCCCCCGACGGGACGCGATCGGCGCGGAACTCGTCGAACTGGCCGCGCGCCACGGCCTGGTGACCTACGAGGTCCTCGGCCGGCTCATCCGCCTCCAGGCCCGCGCGGCCCTCGCCGACTTCGCTGCCGCGGACACCCACGCGGCCGCCGCGGACCGCCTCGCCGAACGCCACGAACTGCCGCTGGTGGGCGTCTTCACCGACTGGTACGGAGCCCTGCGGCTCAGCGCGACCGGAGAGCCGGCCCGGGCCGAGACCGCCTGCCGTGCCGCCGCGGCCCGCCTCGACGGCGCCGGCATGCCCGGCCTGGAACGCGGCCTCCTCCCGCTCGCGCTCCTCTGCCTGCGCCTGACCCACGGGCTCCCGCCGGACCCGGACCCCCGGGCGGACTGGGGCCCGCACCGCCCCTGGGCCGAACCGTTCACGCTGATCGCCGAGGGCCGTCACACCGAGGCCCGTACCGCCCTGCGCGCCCTTCCGGAGCCTCCGCACGACCTCCTGTACGAGGCCTACTGCGCCCTGGAGGCCGAAGCCGCACTCCGCCTCGACGACCGGACCGTACTGGAACGCGCCCGCACCCGCCTGCGCCCGGCTGCCGCCGAACTCGCGGGCGCGGGCAGCGGACTGCTCACCCTGGGACCGGTGGAGCGATACCTCGCCGACTAG
- a CDS encoding FkbM family methyltransferase: protein MQTLYRRLLTFLPRIGVKVLDLGPGAAVVFRRGDRTGVPVGQGAHLVTEGKGRYAVTPVGSDTWLVGRGAKGRKATSVPFGATGARLLLDEAVSAEAEREFQLGAAHYLGAQHVAALLELNRVNCVFDVGANIGQYGKGLRRFGYKGRIVSFEPVSVTFEKLQQSAENDPDWQVYNFALGREEAVQSIHIDWKSMNSLLPPSEYGKERYKRFAKGRTEEIEIRRLDDVMQKALEGIEDPRPYLKMDTQGFDMEVFAGAGDRISEFVGMQSEVAALRLYEGSPLMGEAIAAYEAAGFGVTGMYPVTREPATGRVVEFDCVMVRPEASGAAES from the coding sequence ATGCAGACCCTTTACAGAAGACTGCTCACGTTCCTTCCCCGTATAGGTGTGAAGGTGCTCGATCTCGGCCCCGGCGCCGCCGTCGTGTTCCGGCGGGGTGACCGGACGGGCGTCCCTGTGGGACAGGGCGCCCATCTGGTCACCGAGGGGAAGGGGCGCTACGCCGTCACCCCGGTGGGTTCCGATACGTGGCTGGTGGGGCGCGGAGCCAAGGGGCGGAAGGCGACGAGCGTCCCCTTCGGCGCCACCGGGGCGCGGCTCCTCCTCGACGAGGCCGTGTCGGCCGAGGCGGAACGGGAGTTCCAGCTCGGGGCCGCCCACTATCTCGGTGCCCAGCATGTGGCCGCGCTGCTGGAGCTGAACCGCGTGAACTGCGTGTTCGACGTGGGGGCCAATATCGGGCAGTACGGGAAGGGGCTCCGGCGGTTCGGCTACAAGGGGCGCATCGTCTCCTTCGAACCGGTCTCCGTCACCTTCGAGAAGCTGCAGCAGTCCGCCGAGAACGATCCCGACTGGCAGGTCTACAACTTCGCGCTCGGGCGTGAGGAGGCCGTGCAGTCCATCCACATCGACTGGAAGTCCATGAACTCCCTGCTGCCGCCGAGCGAGTACGGCAAGGAGCGGTACAAGCGGTTCGCCAAGGGGCGTACCGAGGAGATCGAGATCCGGCGGCTCGACGACGTGATGCAGAAGGCGTTGGAGGGGATCGAGGACCCCCGGCCGTATCTGAAGATGGACACGCAGGGCTTCGACATGGAGGTGTTCGCCGGGGCGGGGGACCGGATCTCCGAGTTCGTGGGGATGCAGTCCGAGGTTGCGGCGTTGCGGTTGTACGAGGGGAGTCCCCTGATGGGGGAGGCGATCGCCGCGTACGAGGCCGCGGGGTTCGGGGTGACCGGGATGTATCCCGTCACTCGGGAGCCGGCCACCGGGAGGGTTGTGGAGTTCGACTGTGTGATGGTGCGGCCTGAGGCAAGTGGGGCTGCTGAGAGTTGA
- a CDS encoding serine/threonine-protein kinase codes for MGEVWQATDEVLGREVAVKLLLGDEADSAAAARFRLEAQTAARLSHPYVVAVFDFGAWDDRFYLVMELVEGQSIAQELTAAGSLGTERVATVAAQAAAGLAAAHREGIVHRDIKPGNLLSDAQGTVKIGDFGIARFVDDPASALTTAGQIVGTSLYLAPERALGRPASAASDVYSLGCVLYQLLTGRPPFHAESATVTLHQHIDMAPVPPREHGVQLPPAFENYLLGLLAKQPEDRPSAQEVADWFGTGAWRGLAEPLPVASDTRTTSRSASPSYASRPPQSGGAETGPPTMYRLPPTAAQSAQPARSAHQTHAAHGAHAHAADSAPPTPSRRARPGGTRSNGAARSGGGVGAMARRRPRVFGILAGAVLFVLAVLAGMKMFSPDTTSAETGNGLKDGSSSTGPEKTEVPAAGTVARTGAPDSTPEPGVNAEPPASPSFTETAAATPTPAETEEEKPKKQQEQAPPKQQEQEQPPPQYGEGDDDDDGGYGDD; via the coding sequence ATGGGGGAGGTGTGGCAGGCCACCGACGAGGTGCTCGGGCGTGAGGTGGCGGTCAAGCTGCTGCTCGGGGACGAGGCCGACAGCGCGGCGGCCGCCCGGTTCCGGCTGGAGGCGCAGACGGCGGCCAGGCTGAGCCACCCCTACGTCGTCGCCGTGTTCGACTTCGGCGCCTGGGACGACCGCTTCTACCTGGTCATGGAACTCGTCGAGGGCCAGAGCATCGCGCAGGAGCTGACCGCGGCGGGCAGCCTCGGGACCGAGCGGGTCGCCACCGTCGCCGCCCAGGCCGCGGCCGGGCTCGCCGCCGCGCACCGGGAAGGGATCGTGCACCGGGACATCAAGCCCGGCAACCTCCTCTCGGACGCCCAGGGAACCGTGAAGATCGGTGACTTCGGGATCGCCCGCTTCGTCGACGACCCGGCCTCGGCGCTCACCACGGCCGGCCAGATCGTCGGCACCAGCCTCTATCTCGCCCCCGAACGCGCCCTCGGCAGACCGGCGTCGGCCGCCTCCGACGTCTACTCCCTGGGCTGCGTGCTGTACCAACTCCTCACCGGGCGCCCGCCGTTCCACGCCGAGAGCGCCACGGTCACCCTGCACCAGCACATCGACATGGCCCCGGTGCCGCCCCGCGAGCACGGTGTCCAACTGCCGCCCGCCTTCGAGAACTACCTCCTCGGCCTCCTCGCCAAGCAGCCCGAGGACCGGCCCTCGGCCCAGGAGGTCGCGGACTGGTTCGGCACGGGGGCGTGGCGGGGGCTGGCCGAGCCGCTGCCCGTGGCGTCGGACACGAGGACCACATCGCGCTCCGCCTCGCCGTCGTACGCCTCCCGGCCGCCGCAGTCGGGAGGCGCCGAGACCGGGCCTCCGACGATGTACCGGCTGCCCCCGACCGCCGCCCAGTCCGCGCAGCCCGCCCGTTCCGCCCACCAGACCCACGCCGCTCATGGCGCTCACGCTCACGCGGCCGACTCCGCGCCACCCACGCCGTCGCGCCGCGCGAGACCGGGCGGGACACGGTCGAACGGGGCTGCGAGATCGGGTGGCGGGGTCGGTGCGATGGCCCGTCGTCGGCCCCGGGTGTTCGGCATCCTCGCCGGTGCGGTGCTGTTCGTGCTGGCCGTGCTCGCCGGCATGAAGATGTTCTCGCCGGACACCACCTCGGCGGAGACCGGGAACGGGCTGAAGGACGGTTCGTCGTCCACCGGCCCTGAGAAGACCGAGGTGCCGGCCGCCGGAACCGTGGCCCGGACCGGGGCGCCCGACTCCACACCCGAGCCCGGTGTCAACGCGGAGCCTCCCGCGTCCCCCTCCTTCACGGAAACCGCGGCCGCCACGCCGACCCCGGCCGAGACCGAGGAGGAGAAGCCGAAGAAACAGCAGGAGCAGGCCCCGCCGAAGCAGCAGGAACAGGAGCAGCCGCCGCCGCAGTACGGCGAGGGGGACGATGACGACGACGGCGGATACGGCGACGACTAG
- a CDS encoding PucR family transcriptional regulator, protein MRQRLIRKTGVRMAAGRDIPEEYLEGYGRILADASATGRRLTRDELDSRRALGERAAEAGYGLRALVGAHLAAARLHWPATAGESTLAAVEQAVDAFAEGYERAQLLAVRQEEAARREFIDDLLHGRSDLGLLAERAERFGLRLSHAHAVAVAQGRASYDEGDAVPRDVERSLISRFGDRSILVTTKDGRLVCIAPGDQDDVLDFFAKQAYAATDGGRVAIGRSQPGPGGVVHSYEEALNALDLADRLEFDTPVLRAADLLVYPVLTRDRQAMADLVLSALGPLRQARGGAEPLLDTLTAYFDSGCVAAEAARRLSLSVRALTYRLDRIHTLTGANPADPVHRYTLQTAVIGARLLDWPEKDF, encoded by the coding sequence ATGCGTCAACGGCTCATCAGGAAAACGGGGGTGCGGATGGCGGCGGGGCGGGACATACCCGAGGAGTATCTGGAGGGGTATGGGCGCATCCTCGCGGACGCCTCCGCGACCGGCCGTCGGCTGACGCGCGACGAACTCGACTCCCGCCGGGCCCTGGGCGAACGGGCCGCCGAGGCGGGCTACGGACTGCGCGCCCTCGTCGGCGCCCACCTGGCCGCCGCCCGCCTCCACTGGCCGGCCACGGCCGGCGAGAGCACGCTCGCCGCCGTCGAGCAGGCCGTCGACGCCTTCGCCGAGGGCTACGAGCGGGCCCAGCTCCTCGCCGTACGCCAGGAGGAGGCCGCCCGCCGGGAGTTCATCGACGACCTTCTGCACGGCCGCAGCGACCTCGGTCTGCTGGCCGAACGCGCCGAACGCTTCGGGCTGCGCCTCTCGCACGCACACGCCGTCGCCGTGGCCCAGGGCCGGGCCTCGTACGACGAGGGGGACGCCGTGCCCCGCGATGTGGAGCGCTCCCTGATCAGCCGGTTCGGGGACCGCAGCATCCTCGTGACCACCAAGGACGGGCGTCTGGTGTGCATCGCGCCCGGCGACCAGGACGACGTGCTCGACTTCTTCGCCAAGCAGGCGTACGCGGCCACCGACGGCGGGCGCGTCGCCATCGGCCGGTCCCAGCCGGGGCCCGGCGGGGTCGTCCACTCGTACGAGGAGGCGCTGAACGCCCTCGACCTGGCCGACCGCCTGGAGTTCGACACCCCCGTGCTGCGCGCCGCCGACCTGCTCGTCTACCCCGTGCTCACCCGGGACCGGCAGGCCATGGCCGACCTGGTCCTCAGTGCTCTCGGACCGTTGCGCCAGGCCCGCGGCGGGGCGGAGCCGCTTCTCGACACCCTCACCGCGTACTTCGACTCCGGCTGCGTCGCCGCGGAGGCGGCCCGGCGGCTGTCGCTCAGCGTCCGCGCGCTCACCTACCGGCTGGACCGCATCCACACGCTCACCGGCGCGAATCCGGCCGATCCGGTGCACCGGTACACACTGCAGACGGCCGTCATCGGGGCGCGGCTGCTCGACTGGCCTGAGAAGGACTTCTAG
- a CDS encoding flotillin family protein — translation MSPVLVAVVGVVVLLVLLALVVVTRYKVAGPSQAFIVTGRRGKKSTDPDTGRVFTDNSGQKVVVGGGVFVVPFVQQKFTLDLSSRHIPISVRGAVTLRGVKANLEGVAIVKVGGTEDSIRAAAQRFLMQQDGIVGFTQEVLSGALRSIVGRMSVEDIIRDRAAFAGQVAEEAEASLSGQGLVLDAFQIQDITTEGSYLEDLGRPEAARARQEADIAEAVARRAAEQARLKAEEEIAIAQRTFALKTAEIKAETDEAAARAAAAGPLAEAARSQEVLAEQEKVAQRQAALTDRELDTKVRKPADAARYQAEQEAEARRIAQVKEAEADAQRSRLTGEGEKAHRAALADAVRIEGEAEAAAIGAKGAAEAEAMRKKADAFAQYGDAAVLQMLVEVLPQVVAKASEPLSAIDKMTVISTDGASQLSRTVADNVAQGVELLSSTTGVDLAELLKSITAPKQGAVAVEANGKIEVGE, via the coding sequence ATGAGTCCAGTTCTCGTCGCGGTCGTGGGAGTCGTCGTACTCCTCGTGCTGCTCGCGCTCGTCGTCGTCACCCGTTACAAGGTGGCCGGGCCCAGCCAGGCGTTCATCGTCACCGGCCGGCGCGGCAAGAAGTCCACCGATCCGGACACCGGCCGGGTGTTCACCGACAACAGCGGCCAGAAGGTCGTGGTCGGCGGCGGTGTCTTCGTCGTGCCGTTCGTCCAGCAGAAGTTCACCCTGGACCTGTCCTCGCGGCACATCCCGATCTCGGTGCGCGGCGCGGTCACGCTGCGGGGCGTCAAGGCGAACCTCGAAGGTGTCGCCATCGTCAAGGTCGGCGGGACCGAGGACTCCATCCGCGCCGCGGCCCAGCGGTTCCTGATGCAGCAGGACGGCATCGTCGGCTTCACCCAGGAGGTGCTGTCCGGCGCGCTGCGTTCCATCGTGGGCCGGATGTCGGTGGAGGACATCATCCGGGACCGTGCCGCGTTCGCCGGGCAGGTCGCGGAGGAGGCCGAGGCGAGCCTGTCCGGGCAGGGCCTGGTGCTCGACGCCTTCCAGATCCAGGACATCACCACCGAGGGCTCCTACCTGGAGGACCTCGGCCGGCCCGAGGCCGCCCGCGCCAGGCAGGAGGCCGACATCGCCGAGGCGGTGGCCCGGCGCGCCGCCGAGCAGGCCCGGCTGAAGGCCGAGGAGGAGATCGCGATCGCCCAGCGGACCTTCGCCCTCAAGACGGCGGAGATCAAGGCCGAGACGGACGAGGCGGCGGCCCGTGCCGCGGCGGCCGGCCCGCTGGCCGAGGCCGCCCGCTCGCAGGAGGTCCTCGCCGAGCAGGAGAAGGTCGCCCAGCGGCAGGCCGCGCTGACCGACCGCGAGCTGGACACCAAGGTCCGCAAGCCCGCCGACGCCGCCCGCTACCAGGCCGAGCAGGAGGCCGAGGCCCGGCGTATCGCCCAGGTCAAGGAGGCCGAGGCGGACGCCCAGCGCTCCCGGCTGACCGGCGAGGGCGAGAAGGCACACCGCGCGGCGCTCGCCGACGCCGTACGCATCGAGGGTGAGGCGGAGGCCGCGGCCATCGGTGCGAAGGGGGCGGCCGAGGCCGAGGCCATGCGCAAGAAGGCCGACGCGTTCGCCCAGTACGGCGACGCGGCCGTACTGCAGATGCTTGTCGAGGTGCTGCCTCAGGTTGTCGCCAAGGCGTCCGAGCCGCTCAGTGCCATCGACAAGATGACGGTGATCTCGACGGACGGGGCGAGCCAGTTGTCGCGCACTGTCGCGGACAACGTGGCCCAGGGGGTCGAACTCCTCAGTTCCACGACCGGGGTTGACCTTGCCGAGCTGCTCAAGAGCATCACTGCGCCGAAGCAGGGCGCTGTCGCGGTGGAGGCCAACGGGAAGATCGAAGTTGGTGAGTGA